Proteins co-encoded in one Ralstonia sp. RRA genomic window:
- a CDS encoding ATP-binding cassette domain-containing protein, whose product MALFSITDAQLAFGHVALLDHTDFSLEAGERVGLIGRNGTGKSSLLKIVAGTTAPDDGLIARQSGVTSAYVPQEPVFDPDQTVAQAVAMGVPHAAGLLAEYEALIASMGDAHDDEAMHKLHALQAQLDAADAWQLHTRVETTIAQLGLQPGARIGSLSGGLTKRVALAQALVGAPDILLLDEPTNHLDYDSIRWLEDLLLAFRGSVLFITHDRAFLDRVATRIIELDRGKLRSYPGNFTAYQERKAQQLEAEALENARFDKLLAQEEVWIRKGVEARRTRSVGRVARLEQMRVERQARREVQGNVKLEVSQGDRSGKIVAELTDVTKRYGDKVVVDNFTATIMRGDKVGILGANGVGKTTLLKLILGELAPDSGTVRNGTNLQVAYFDQMRAQLDLNRSLADTISPGSDWIEVNGQRKHVMSYLGDFLFAPERARSPVASLSGGERNRLLLARLFARPANVLVLDEPTNDLDIDTLELLEELLQEYSGTVFLVSHDRAFVDNVVTSVIAAEGEGRWREYVGGFSDWQTQSARSAQMAKAATPVAEEKKPEAAKPRERATVKLSYKEQRELEALPATIEALETEQKQVNAELEDGTIYGRDPERAQKLAERHEAIELELLEALERWEALEGKRAGTA is encoded by the coding sequence ATGGCCCTGTTTTCCATTACCGATGCGCAACTGGCGTTCGGCCACGTGGCGCTGCTCGACCACACCGATTTCTCGCTGGAGGCTGGCGAGCGCGTCGGCCTGATCGGCCGCAATGGCACCGGCAAATCGTCGCTGCTCAAGATCGTGGCCGGCACGACAGCCCCCGACGATGGCCTGATTGCTCGTCAGAGCGGCGTGACCTCGGCCTACGTACCGCAAGAGCCCGTTTTCGATCCCGATCAGACGGTGGCCCAAGCCGTGGCGATGGGCGTGCCGCATGCCGCTGGCCTGCTCGCCGAGTATGAGGCGCTGATCGCCTCCATGGGCGATGCGCACGATGACGAGGCGATGCATAAGCTGCACGCCCTGCAAGCCCAGCTCGACGCCGCCGATGCCTGGCAATTGCACACCCGCGTGGAAACGACCATCGCGCAGCTTGGTTTGCAGCCGGGCGCGCGCATCGGTTCGCTCTCCGGCGGCCTGACCAAGCGCGTGGCGCTGGCGCAGGCGCTGGTGGGCGCGCCTGACATCCTGTTGTTGGACGAGCCGACCAACCACCTCGACTACGACTCCATCCGCTGGCTGGAAGACTTGCTGCTCGCCTTCCGAGGCAGCGTGCTGTTCATCACGCACGATCGCGCGTTCCTCGACCGTGTCGCCACGCGCATCATCGAACTGGATCGCGGCAAGCTGCGGTCGTACCCGGGCAATTTCACCGCGTATCAGGAGCGCAAGGCGCAGCAACTTGAGGCCGAGGCGCTGGAAAACGCCCGCTTCGACAAACTGCTCGCGCAGGAAGAAGTGTGGATCCGCAAGGGCGTGGAAGCGCGCCGTACGCGCAGTGTGGGCCGCGTCGCACGCCTGGAGCAGATGCGCGTGGAGCGCCAGGCTCGCCGTGAGGTACAGGGCAACGTCAAGCTCGAAGTCTCACAGGGCGACCGTTCCGGCAAGATCGTCGCCGAACTGACAGACGTGACCAAGCGCTATGGCGACAAGGTCGTGGTCGACAATTTCACCGCCACCATCATGCGTGGCGACAAGGTTGGCATTCTCGGCGCCAACGGCGTCGGCAAGACCACGCTGCTCAAGCTGATCCTCGGCGAACTGGCGCCCGACTCTGGCACGGTGCGCAACGGCACCAACCTGCAGGTGGCGTATTTCGACCAGATGCGTGCGCAACTGGACCTGAACCGCTCGCTGGCCGACACCATCAGCCCCGGCAGCGACTGGATCGAAGTCAATGGCCAGCGCAAGCACGTGATGAGCTATCTGGGCGATTTCCTGTTTGCGCCGGAGCGGGCACGCTCGCCAGTGGCGTCGCTGTCGGGCGGTGAGCGCAACCGGCTGCTGCTGGCGCGCCTCTTCGCGCGCCCGGCCAACGTGCTGGTGCTGGATGAGCCGACCAACGATCTGGACATCGACACGCTGGAACTGCTGGAAGAACTGCTGCAGGAATACAGCGGCACGGTGTTCCTGGTCTCGCACGATCGCGCCTTTGTCGACAATGTCGTCACCTCGGTGATTGCCGCTGAAGGCGAGGGCCGATGGCGCGAATACGTGGGCGGATTCTCGGATTGGCAGACGCAATCGGCGCGTTCGGCGCAGATGGCCAAAGCAGCCACGCCGGTCGCCGAAGAGAAAAAGCCCGAAGCCGCCAAGCCCCGCGAGCGCGCCACGGTCAAGCTCAGCTACAAGGAACAACGTGAGCTGGAAGCGCTGCCCGCCACAATCGAGGCGCTGGAGACCGAACAGAAGCAGGTCAACGCCGAGCTGGAAGACGGCACGATCTACGGACGTGATCCGGAGCGCGCCCAGAAGCTGGCCGAGCGCCACGAGGCCATCGAGCTGGAACTGCTGGAGGCGCTTGAGCGCTGGGAAGCACTCGAAGGCAAGCGCGCCGGTACGGCGTGA
- a CDS encoding chromate transporter: protein MEGNAVSYLSTLFDLFWHFLMLSFLAIGGASSTLPDMHRFLVDTRHYMTSEQLSSMYAISQAAPGPNVLFVELFGWQSAGLGGAIVSLVGICGPSCVIAGVIARVMDRAPDARWVTLVRRGLAPLTIGLMFATGWVLTRGADHSIGTIVLTVATVLACTFTRVHPLLLVGLGALVGGLGWV from the coding sequence GTGGAGGGCAACGCGGTGAGCTATCTCTCTACGTTGTTCGACCTGTTCTGGCACTTCCTGATGCTGTCGTTTCTCGCCATTGGCGGGGCCAGCTCAACGCTGCCTGACATGCATCGTTTCCTGGTCGACACGCGCCACTACATGACCAGCGAACAGTTGAGCTCCATGTATGCCATCTCGCAGGCTGCACCGGGGCCGAACGTGCTGTTTGTCGAACTGTTCGGCTGGCAGTCCGCCGGGCTGGGCGGTGCGATCGTTTCCCTTGTCGGCATCTGCGGGCCGTCCTGCGTGATTGCGGGTGTCATCGCCCGTGTCATGGACCGCGCCCCCGACGCCCGCTGGGTCACGCTGGTCCGCCGTGGTCTGGCACCGCTGACCATCGGCCTGATGTTCGCAACCGGTTGGGTGCTGACGCGCGGGGCAGACCACAGCATCGGCACCATCGTGCTGACGGTAGCGACGGTGCTGGCCTGCACCTTCACGCGCGTGCATCCGCTGTTGCTGGTGGGGCTTGGTGCGCTCGTGGGCGGCCTGGGCTGGGTCTAG
- a CDS encoding MFS transporter, producing the protein MAHQRPLSRPRAIAAITIGNGLEFYDFVVYSFFATLIGRLYFPVGNPTGQLLMSFATFGVGFLMRPLGGLLIGMYADRVGRKPAVALTLWLMGLSSLIFVVTPTYAQIGIVAPILVVLARLVQGFAIGGEMGASTALLLEYADDRSRGFYTSWQPFSQGLAALFGALVGLLLSNVLAPAQLESWGWRVAFLIGILVIPVGLIIRRRLEETAAPHSEREADATLPLLREHRRALVASILLMIGVASSTYIIVYYLSNYAVSVLHMPLSLGIWAACIAALVQVLLSPFAGWLADQVGRRKVVLWSRVALLVMVYPAFALINAEPSLARLLIVVGCLSVPMSMTSPASMVLVSEVLPQRLRATGLSIAYCVAIAIFGGFAQFFSTELIQLTGNANAPALYVIGCGLVSLIGLAMVPETLGRRLS; encoded by the coding sequence ATGGCGCACCAGCGCCCGCTGTCACGTCCGCGTGCGATTGCCGCCATCACCATCGGCAACGGCCTCGAGTTCTATGACTTCGTGGTCTACAGCTTCTTCGCCACGCTGATCGGCCGGCTGTACTTTCCGGTCGGCAACCCGACCGGCCAATTGCTGATGTCCTTCGCCACGTTTGGCGTGGGTTTCCTGATGCGCCCGCTCGGGGGCCTGCTGATCGGCATGTACGCAGATCGCGTCGGCCGCAAGCCGGCCGTGGCGCTCACGCTATGGCTGATGGGCTTGTCATCGCTGATCTTCGTGGTGACGCCGACGTATGCGCAGATCGGCATCGTCGCGCCGATTCTCGTTGTGCTCGCGCGGCTCGTGCAGGGCTTTGCGATTGGTGGCGAGATGGGCGCCTCGACCGCGCTGCTGCTCGAATACGCAGACGACCGTTCGCGCGGCTTCTACACGAGCTGGCAGCCGTTCAGCCAGGGGCTGGCGGCGCTGTTCGGCGCGCTGGTGGGCCTGCTGCTGAGCAACGTGCTGGCGCCGGCGCAACTGGAGTCGTGGGGCTGGCGGGTCGCGTTCCTGATCGGCATTCTCGTCATCCCGGTCGGCCTCATCATCCGTCGCCGCCTGGAGGAAACCGCCGCGCCGCACAGCGAGCGTGAAGCCGATGCAACGCTGCCGCTCCTGCGCGAGCATCGCCGCGCGCTGGTGGCGAGCATTCTGCTGATGATCGGCGTAGCTTCGTCGACGTACATCATCGTCTACTACCTCAGCAACTACGCCGTGAGCGTACTGCACATGCCGCTGTCGCTCGGCATCTGGGCCGCGTGTATCGCAGCGCTGGTGCAGGTGCTGCTGTCACCGTTCGCGGGCTGGCTCGCAGATCAGGTCGGGCGCCGCAAGGTGGTGCTGTGGTCGCGCGTTGCGCTGCTGGTCATGGTCTATCCCGCCTTCGCGCTGATCAACGCCGAGCCCTCGCTGGCGCGGCTGCTGATCGTAGTGGGCTGCCTGTCGGTGCCGATGTCGATGACGTCGCCGGCGTCGATGGTGCTCGTGAGCGAGGTGCTGCCGCAGCGCCTGCGCGCCACCGGGCTGTCGATTGCCTACTGTGTTGCGATCGCCATCTTTGGCGGCTTCGCGCAGTTCTTCTCGACCGAGCTGATCCAGCTCACCGGCAATGCGAACGCGCCCGCGCTCTACGTGATCGGCTGCGGGCTGGTGTCGCTGATCGGTCTGGCGATGGTGCCGGAAACGCTGGGACGCCGGCTGTCGTAA
- the parC gene encoding DNA topoisomerase IV subunit A: MEQQDILFDPSEPAEALTLGAYAERAYLDYAVSVVKGRALPEVADGQKPVQRRILFAMHEMGLRSDAKPVKSARVVGDVLGKFHPHGDQSAYDALVRLAQDFSLRYPLIDGQGNFGSRDGDGAAAMRYTEARLTPISRLLLEELDQGTVDFVPNYDGSMDEPKLLPARLPFVLLNGASGIAVGMATEIPSHNLREVATAAVALIRDDKLTSADLMQYMPGPDYPGGGQIISSPADIAQVYETGRGSLKVRARWKIEELARGQWQLVVNELPPNTSSQKVLEEIEELTNPKVRTGKKSLSPDQLTMKQTMLGLLDAVRDESGKDAPVRLVFEPKSKNIDQQEFANSLLAHTSLEQGASINLVMIGMDGRPRQKGLAEILREWISYRFATVTRRTRHRLGKVEDRIHILEGRQMVLLRIEDVIRIIRESDEPKAALIQAFNLSDRQAEDILEIRLRQLARLEAIKIEQELKNLREEQSELDVLLKSETMMRRRIIKEIETDAKQYGDDRRTLIQEERRAAAEVKVIDEPVTVVVSQKGWVRTRQGHGHDATQFGFKAGDTLYDTFECRTTDTLLIFGTRDDKGTGRVYSVAVANLPGGRGDGVPLTTLIELAPGTHIAHTFAGHAEQNLVISTRGGNGFMAKVGDMVGRQKAGKAFLTLDEGDQPNKPAPAPEDAYGVACLSEGGRMLLFQISELKTLASGGRGVILMELEKNETLLQALAFGAAGFVLSGTGPRGGKAVEQTMTTRAQEAYAGKRARKGKTLEPKLREPKLALPKPAPEAA, encoded by the coding sequence ATGGAACAACAAGACATCCTCTTCGACCCTAGCGAGCCGGCCGAAGCGCTCACGCTTGGCGCTTACGCCGAGCGTGCTTACCTGGACTACGCCGTCAGCGTGGTCAAGGGTCGCGCACTGCCCGAGGTGGCCGACGGCCAGAAGCCTGTGCAGCGCCGCATCCTGTTCGCGATGCACGAGATGGGCCTGCGCTCTGACGCGAAGCCCGTCAAGTCGGCCCGCGTGGTGGGCGATGTGCTGGGTAAATTCCACCCGCACGGCGATCAATCCGCCTACGACGCGCTGGTGCGCCTTGCGCAGGATTTCTCGCTGCGGTATCCGCTGATCGACGGCCAGGGCAACTTTGGCTCGCGCGATGGCGATGGCGCCGCCGCGATGCGATACACCGAAGCGCGCCTCACGCCGATCTCGCGCCTGCTGCTCGAAGAGCTGGACCAGGGCACCGTCGATTTCGTCCCCAACTATGACGGTTCGATGGACGAGCCGAAGCTGCTGCCGGCACGTCTGCCGTTCGTGCTGCTCAACGGCGCATCGGGCATCGCGGTGGGCATGGCCACGGAGATTCCGTCGCACAACCTGCGCGAAGTGGCCACGGCCGCTGTGGCGCTCATCCGCGACGACAAGCTCACCAGTGCCGACCTGATGCAGTACATGCCGGGTCCGGACTATCCGGGCGGCGGTCAGATCATCTCGTCGCCGGCGGACATCGCGCAGGTGTACGAAACCGGTCGCGGCAGCCTGAAGGTGCGCGCGCGCTGGAAGATCGAAGAACTTGCTCGCGGCCAGTGGCAACTGGTGGTCAACGAATTGCCGCCCAACACCTCGTCGCAGAAGGTGCTGGAAGAGATTGAAGAGCTGACCAACCCGAAGGTGCGCACCGGCAAGAAGTCGCTGTCGCCGGATCAGCTCACCATGAAGCAGACCATGCTCGGCCTGCTTGATGCGGTGCGCGACGAGTCCGGCAAGGACGCGCCGGTGCGCCTGGTGTTCGAGCCCAAGAGCAAGAACATTGATCAGCAGGAGTTTGCCAATTCGCTGCTGGCGCATACGTCGCTGGAGCAGGGTGCCTCTATTAACCTGGTGATGATCGGCATGGATGGCCGGCCGCGCCAGAAGGGCCTGGCCGAGATCCTGCGCGAGTGGATCAGCTACCGCTTTGCCACGGTTACGCGCCGCACGCGCCATCGTCTGGGCAAGGTGGAAGACCGTATCCACATCCTCGAAGGCCGGCAGATGGTGCTGCTGCGCATCGAAGATGTGATTCGCATCATCCGCGAGAGCGACGAGCCGAAGGCCGCGCTCATCCAGGCCTTCAACCTGAGCGACCGCCAGGCGGAAGACATTCTGGAAATCCGCCTGCGCCAACTCGCGCGCCTGGAAGCCATCAAGATCGAGCAGGAACTGAAGAACCTGCGCGAAGAGCAGTCCGAGCTGGACGTGCTGCTGAAGTCGGAAACCATGATGCGCCGTCGCATCATCAAGGAGATCGAGACCGACGCGAAGCAATACGGCGACGACCGCCGCACCCTCATCCAGGAAGAGCGCCGCGCCGCCGCCGAGGTGAAGGTCATCGACGAACCCGTCACGGTGGTCGTCTCGCAGAAGGGTTGGGTGCGCACGCGTCAGGGCCATGGCCACGACGCCACGCAATTCGGCTTCAAGGCGGGCGACACGCTTTACGACACCTTCGAGTGCCGCACGACGGATACGCTGCTGATTTTCGGCACGCGCGACGATAAGGGCACGGGCCGCGTCTACTCCGTGGCCGTAGCCAACCTGCCCGGCGGCCGTGGCGACGGTGTGCCGCTGACCACGCTGATCGAACTCGCACCGGGCACGCATATCGCCCACACCTTCGCCGGCCATGCCGAGCAGAACTTGGTGATCTCCACGCGCGGCGGCAACGGCTTCATGGCCAAGGTGGGCGACATGGTCGGCCGCCAGAAGGCCGGCAAGGCGTTCCTGACGCTGGATGAGGGCGACCAACCCAACAAGCCGGCACCCGCACCGGAAGACGCCTACGGCGTGGCCTGTCTGTCGGAAGGCGGGCGCATGCTGCTGTTCCAGATCAGCGAGCTGAAGACGCTCGCCAGCGGTGGCCGTGGCGTGATCCTGATGGAGCTGGAGAAGAACGAAACGCTGCTCCAGGCATTGGCCTTCGGTGCCGCCGGCTTCGTGCTCTCGGGCACCGGCCCGCGTGGCGGCAAGGCGGTCGAGCAGACCATGACGACCCGCGCGCAAGAGGCGTACGCCGGCAAGCGCGCACGCAAGGGCAAGACGCTGGAGCCCAAGCTGCGCGAGCCGAAGCTGGCGCTGCCCAAGCCTGCGCCAGAAGCTGCCTGA
- a CDS encoding chromate transporter has product MTDLSAEPDNDAVAPAANVPSCSKLFTEFARMGLSGFGGVLPFARAGIVDRNGWLTNAEFAELLSLGQVLPGPNVVNLSVMLGYRYHGVRGAAAAMSGLVVVPAVLLLLIVMLYDHFSALSLVQNLLKGMAAVAAGLVLSTAVRLAQGQSRTWRAIGIGLAVFLAIGVLQWPLLPVMLVLIPLALVLEWRATR; this is encoded by the coding sequence ATGACCGACCTGAGCGCCGAGCCTGACAACGATGCTGTGGCCCCCGCAGCAAACGTTCCCTCCTGCAGCAAGCTCTTTACGGAATTTGCGCGCATGGGGTTGTCAGGCTTCGGCGGCGTGCTGCCGTTTGCACGCGCGGGCATTGTCGACCGCAATGGCTGGCTCACCAACGCTGAGTTTGCCGAACTCCTGAGCCTGGGCCAGGTGCTGCCCGGCCCGAACGTCGTCAACCTCTCGGTGATGCTCGGCTACCGCTACCACGGCGTGCGAGGGGCGGCTGCCGCGATGTCCGGTCTGGTGGTTGTGCCTGCCGTGCTGCTGCTGTTGATCGTCATGCTGTACGACCACTTCAGCGCATTGTCCCTGGTGCAGAACCTGCTCAAGGGCATGGCGGCGGTGGCGGCGGGGCTGGTGCTCTCGACGGCCGTCCGGCTGGCGCAAGGGCAGTCGCGTACGTGGCGCGCCATCGGCATCGGTCTGGCAGTGTTTCTGGCGATTGGCGTGCTGCAATGGCCGCTGCTGCCGGTCATGTTGGTGTTGATTCCGCTCGCGCTCGTACTGGAGTGGAGGGCAACGCGGTGA
- a CDS encoding amino acid permease: MEHLQRNLRARHIRFLALGSAIGTGLFYGSASAIQLAGPAVILAYILGGAAVYMVMRALGEMAVRQPVSGSFGRYARDNLGPLAGFLTGWTYILEMVIVCLADVTAFGIYMGFWFPDVPQWIWVLGIVMLICALNLCNVKVFGEMEFWLALIKIVAIGAMIVGGIAILFLGVQMNGEHAPGLSNLWAHGGFLPHGVGGLVASLAVVMFAYGGVEIIGITGGEAQNPEKVIPKAINAVPARILLFYVLTMCVLMAIFPWTGIGGQGSPFVQIFSGLGIKSAAAILNLIVISAAISAINSNIFGAGRMMYGMAEQGQAPRIFAATSRHGVPWVTVLTMAGALLGGVVLNYLIPENVFLIIASIATFATVWVWLMILLSQVAMRRRLSAEEVRALKFKVPLWPVGPALAIAFMLFVIGVLGYMEDTRVALYVGAGWVALVSAAWHLRVKPTANGTLANEARGT, from the coding sequence TTGGAACACCTTCAACGCAACCTGCGCGCGCGGCATATCCGCTTTCTCGCGCTCGGTTCGGCCATTGGCACGGGCCTTTTCTATGGGTCCGCATCGGCCATCCAGCTCGCTGGGCCGGCCGTGATCCTGGCGTACATCCTTGGCGGCGCGGCCGTGTACATGGTCATGCGCGCACTGGGTGAAATGGCCGTGCGGCAACCGGTCTCGGGCTCGTTCGGGCGCTATGCGCGCGACAACCTCGGGCCGCTCGCCGGCTTCCTCACGGGGTGGACGTACATCCTCGAAATGGTGATCGTCTGCCTGGCAGACGTGACGGCCTTCGGCATCTACATGGGCTTCTGGTTTCCCGATGTGCCGCAGTGGATCTGGGTGCTCGGCATCGTCATGCTGATCTGCGCGCTGAACCTGTGCAACGTCAAGGTGTTCGGCGAGATGGAGTTCTGGCTCGCGCTCATCAAGATCGTGGCGATTGGCGCGATGATCGTCGGCGGCATCGCGATCCTGTTCCTCGGCGTGCAGATGAACGGCGAGCACGCGCCCGGCCTGAGCAACCTATGGGCACACGGCGGCTTCCTGCCGCATGGCGTGGGCGGCCTCGTCGCCTCGCTTGCGGTGGTGATGTTTGCCTACGGCGGCGTCGAGATCATCGGCATCACCGGCGGTGAAGCGCAGAACCCCGAGAAGGTCATCCCCAAGGCGATCAACGCCGTGCCCGCGCGCATCCTGCTGTTCTACGTGCTGACGATGTGCGTGCTGATGGCGATCTTCCCGTGGACGGGCATCGGCGGGCAGGGCAGCCCGTTCGTGCAGATCTTCTCCGGCCTGGGTATCAAGTCAGCCGCGGCGATCCTCAACCTGATCGTCATCTCGGCGGCCATCTCGGCCATCAACAGCAACATCTTCGGCGCGGGCCGCATGATGTACGGCATGGCCGAGCAGGGCCAGGCGCCGCGCATCTTTGCCGCAACGTCCCGCCACGGCGTGCCCTGGGTGACGGTGCTGACCATGGCCGGCGCGCTGCTGGGCGGCGTGGTCTTGAACTACCTGATTCCCGAGAACGTGTTCCTGATCATCGCGTCCATTGCCACCTTCGCGACGGTGTGGGTGTGGCTGATGATCCTGCTCTCGCAGGTGGCCATGCGCCGCCGCTTGTCGGCAGAGGAAGTGCGCGCCCTCAAGTTCAAGGTGCCGCTGTGGCCGGTCGGTCCGGCACTCGCCATCGCCTTCATGCTGTTCGTGATCGGTGTGCTGGGCTACATGGAAGACACCCGTGTGGCGCTGTACGTCGGGGCAGGCTGGGTGGCGCTGGTGTCGGCTGCGTGGCACCTCCGCGTCAAGCCGACCGCAAACGGCACCCTCGCCAACGAGGCGCGCGGGACATAA
- a CDS encoding lytic transglycosylase domain-containing protein, with translation MKLFEPLFRHLAFALTALALLANQPARADVYGYIDENGLAHFASERVDDRYVLFMKGAAVAGKGGKADKADERADTAIALPATELPDADAYLNASKRDALDNAGMRQRLVRAVLQHPNVPTVEPLIRQAASKHGIDPALVKAVIAAESGFNPQAVSPKGAIGLMQVIPDTGARYGVTGDARRTAAQKLADPKINITTGVRYLSDLLRMFSGNLELVLAAYNAGEGAVQKHGNDIPPYAETQNYVKTVMQFYRYYNPMAEMNGAGGFMTVSANGAMVTRKPGRTGRSARIEVVLDPATGVVTNAQQH, from the coding sequence ATGAAGCTGTTCGAACCGCTGTTTCGACACCTCGCATTTGCATTGACGGCGCTGGCCTTGTTGGCCAATCAGCCGGCGCGCGCGGACGTCTACGGCTACATCGACGAGAACGGCCTTGCGCACTTCGCCTCTGAGCGCGTGGATGATCGCTACGTGCTGTTCATGAAGGGCGCCGCCGTGGCTGGCAAGGGGGGCAAGGCCGACAAAGCAGACGAGCGGGCCGACACCGCCATCGCGCTGCCCGCCACTGAACTGCCCGATGCGGACGCCTACCTCAACGCCAGCAAGCGCGACGCGCTGGACAACGCCGGCATGCGCCAGCGCCTCGTGCGCGCGGTGCTGCAGCACCCGAACGTGCCGACGGTCGAGCCGCTGATCCGCCAGGCGGCCAGCAAGCACGGCATCGACCCCGCGCTGGTGAAAGCCGTGATTGCCGCCGAATCCGGTTTCAACCCGCAAGCCGTGTCGCCCAAGGGTGCGATCGGGCTGATGCAGGTGATTCCAGACACGGGTGCACGCTATGGCGTGACTGGAGATGCGCGTCGCACAGCCGCGCAGAAGCTGGCCGACCCCAAGATCAACATCACCACGGGCGTGCGCTATTTGAGCGATCTGCTGCGCATGTTTTCGGGCAACCTCGAACTCGTGCTCGCCGCCTACAACGCGGGCGAGGGCGCCGTGCAGAAGCACGGCAACGACATCCCGCCCTATGCCGAAACGCAGAACTACGTGAAGACGGTGATGCAGTTCTACCGCTACTACAACCCGATGGCTGAGATGAACGGGGCGGGCGGCTTCATGACCGTGAGCGCCAACGGTGCCATGGTCACGCGCAAGCCCGGTCGTACGGGCCGATCCGCGCGCATCGAAGTGGTACTGGACCCGGCCACCGGCGTGGTCACGAACGCACAACAACATTGA
- a CDS encoding DNA topoisomerase IV subunit B translates to MSKTSQYSESSIKVLKGLEPVKQRPGMYTRTDNPLHIVQEVIDNAADEALGGFGKLIAVTLHKDGSVSVEDEARGIPVGIHPEEGVSVVEIVYTRLHAGGKFDKGSGGAYAFSGGLHGVGVSVTNALSTRLEVTVWRDGNVSTLTFSGGDVIEPLTTRKAERGEKKSGTRVRAWPDAKYFDSENIPQAELQRLLRSKAVLLPGVKVTLTLEKTGETLEWQYAEGLRGYLVESLAQGSGAEPVIPLFEGEHFADPDKSGEEGFALGEGASWVVAWTEEGSPVRESYVNLIPTPAGGTHESGLREGLFQAVKSFVEMHALQPKGVKLMPEDVFARASFVLSAKVLDPQFQGQIKERLNSRDAVRLVSTFSRPALELWLNQHVEHGKKLAELVIKQAQARTRAAQKVEKKKGSGVAVLPGKLTDCESDDVTRNELFLVEGDSAGGSAKMGRDKEFQAILPLRGKVLNTWETERDRLFANNEVHDIAVAIGVDPHGPNDTVDLSGLRYGKICILSDADVDGAHIQVLLLTLFFKHFPQLIDRGNVCVARPPLYRVDAPARGKKPAQKLYALDDGELEAIEDKLRKDGVKEGAWQISRFKGLGEMSAEQLWETTMNPDTRRLLPVALGALDQEQTVNMMNMLMGKGEAGARRTWLETRGNEVEADI, encoded by the coding sequence ATGAGCAAAACCTCCCAATACAGCGAATCGTCGATCAAGGTCCTCAAGGGCCTGGAACCGGTCAAGCAACGGCCGGGCATGTATACGCGCACCGACAACCCCCTGCACATCGTGCAGGAAGTGATCGACAACGCCGCCGACGAGGCGTTGGGCGGCTTCGGCAAGCTGATTGCCGTAACGCTGCACAAGGACGGCAGCGTGAGCGTGGAGGACGAGGCCCGCGGCATTCCCGTCGGCATCCACCCGGAAGAGGGTGTGTCGGTGGTCGAGATCGTCTACACGCGCCTGCACGCAGGCGGCAAGTTCGACAAGGGCAGTGGCGGCGCGTATGCGTTCTCCGGCGGCCTGCACGGCGTGGGCGTGTCGGTCACGAACGCGCTGTCGACGCGGCTGGAGGTGACGGTTTGGCGTGACGGCAATGTGTCGACGCTCACGTTCTCCGGCGGCGACGTCATCGAGCCTTTGACCACCCGCAAGGCCGAGCGTGGCGAGAAGAAGAGCGGCACGCGCGTACGCGCCTGGCCGGACGCCAAGTACTTCGATTCCGAGAACATTCCGCAGGCCGAGCTGCAGCGGTTGTTGCGCAGCAAGGCCGTGCTGCTGCCGGGCGTGAAGGTCACGCTCACGCTGGAGAAAACCGGCGAAACGCTCGAATGGCAGTACGCCGAGGGCCTGCGCGGCTACCTGGTGGAATCGCTCGCGCAGGGCAGCGGCGCCGAGCCGGTCATCCCGCTGTTCGAGGGCGAACACTTTGCCGACCCCGACAAGTCCGGCGAAGAAGGCTTTGCCCTGGGCGAAGGTGCATCGTGGGTGGTGGCGTGGACGGAAGAGGGCTCGCCGGTGCGGGAGTCGTACGTCAACCTCATCCCGACGCCGGCCGGCGGCACGCATGAATCGGGCTTGCGCGAAGGCCTGTTCCAGGCCGTGAAGAGCTTTGTCGAGATGCACGCGCTGCAACCCAAGGGCGTCAAGCTGATGCCCGAAGACGTGTTTGCGCGCGCTTCGTTCGTGCTGTCGGCCAAGGTGCTGGACCCTCAGTTCCAAGGTCAGATCAAGGAACGCCTGAACAGCCGCGATGCGGTGCGGCTCGTTTCCACCTTCAGCCGCCCCGCGTTGGAGTTGTGGCTGAACCAGCATGTCGAGCACGGCAAGAAGCTGGCCGAACTCGTCATCAAGCAAGCACAGGCCCGCACGCGAGCCGCGCAGAAGGTCGAGAAGAAGAAGGGCTCCGGCGTGGCCGTGCTGCCCGGCAAGCTCACCGATTGCGAATCCGACGACGTCACCCGCAACGAACTCTTCCTGGTGGAGGGCGACTCTGCCGGTGGTTCGGCCAAGATGGGCCGTGACAAGGAATTCCAGGCCATCCTGCCGTTGCGCGGCAAGGTGCTGAACACGTGGGAAACCGAGCGCGACCGCCTGTTCGCCAACAATGAAGTGCATGACATTGCGGTCGCCATCGGCGTCGATCCGCATGGCCCGAACGACACGGTGGATCTCTCCGGCCTGCGCTACGGCAAGATCTGCATCCTGTCCGATGCTGACGTGGACGGCGCGCACATCCAGGTGTTGCTGCTCACGTTGTTCTTCAAGCACTTCCCGCAATTGATCGACCGCGGGAATGTATGCGTGGCCCGCCCGCCGCTGTATCGTGTCGATGCGCCGGCGCGCGGCAAGAAGCCCGCGCAGAAGCTCTACGCGCTGGACGACGGCGAGCTTGAAGCCATTGAAGACAAGCTGCGCAAGGACGGCGTGAAGGAAGGCGCCTGGCAGATCTCCCGCTTCAAGGGCCTGGGCGAAATGAGCGCCGAGCAGCTCTGGGAAACCACCATGAACCCCGACACGCGCCGTCTGCTGCCCGTGGCACTGGGTGCACTGGACCAGGAACAGACCGTCAACATGATGAACATGCTGATGGGCAAGGGCGAAGCCGGCGCACGCCGCACGTGGCTGGAAACGCGCGGCAACGAGGTCGAAGCCGATATCTGA